The following are from one region of the Silene latifolia isolate original U9 population chromosome 9, ASM4854445v1, whole genome shotgun sequence genome:
- the LOC141602160 gene encoding uncharacterized protein LOC141602160 produces MVAYLKVAKDLKLHFSTFFIKQVPRDQNADADALTTLGATLKLGVISTVLIIHVLEPAVYQQEHDVKDPHTYSQWTHEAGVMWTSSAHDETPDWRQPFHVWLQNDVLHADKKKVRSFKMKAFRFVLIDNILFRKSLAGPYLCCLSNLVAHAVMYDIHNGECGNHVGGRSLSNKAPRQGYFWPTMRKDAMEYVKKCDACQRHAPVSHQPAEPMHSIISPSPFMKWGMDIVGPLPRASGNRVYMLTMTDYFSKWIEAEAFHQVHERHVEHRTVQIYPQESSVKRTGGIQTTPKVATGQTPFSLMYGAEAVIPSEVRVPMHRYGCITEDRNQVEMASNLDTVDELRTIAQIRIAAYKQTAARSYNRNVRVRTL; encoded by the exons ATGGTAGCCTACTTGAAAGTGGCGAAGGATCTCAAACTTCATTTCAGTACCTTCTTCATCAAGCAGGTACCTAGAGATCAGAATGCTGATGCAGATGCCTTGACAACACTAGGGGCAACATTAAAGCTCGGGGTAATCTCTACAGTCCTCATTATACATGTATTAGAACCAGCTGTCTACCAGCAGGAACACGATGTAAAAGACCCACACACGTACTCCCAGTGGACACACGAAGCGGGGGTAATGTGGACCTCATCAGCCCATGATGAAACTCCAGATTGGCGGCAGCCTTTCCACGTCTGGTTACAAAATGATGTACTCCATGCCGATAAAAAGAAAGTCAGGAGTTTCAAGATGAAAGCCTTCAGGTTTGTACTGATTGACAACATACTGTTCAGAAAGTCACTAGCAGGGCCATACCTGTGCTGCCTGAGCAATCTGGTGGCACATGCTGTTATGTATGACATACACAACGGGGAATGTGGAAATCATGTAGGGGGTAGGAGCCTATCCAATAAAGCACCCAGACAAGGGTACTTCTGGCCAACCATGCGTAAGGATGCAATGGAGTACGTAAAGAAATGTGACGCATGCCAAAGACACGCACCAGTTAGCCATCAGCCGGCTGAGCCCATGCACTCCATAATATCACCGTCGCCCTTcatgaaatggggaatggacattgtggGACCACTGCCTCGTGCCTCAGGAAATAGGGTCTACATGCTTACCATGACAGACtatttctccaagtggatagaggcggaGGCGTTCCATCAAGTCCATGAGCGGCAC GTGGAACATCGCACTGTTCAAATCTACCCCCAGGAATCCTCAGTCAAACGGACAGGCGGAATCCA AACCACCCCCAAAGTGGCCACAGGACAAACACCGTTCAGTCTAATGTACGGAGCTGAAGCCGTGATCCCTTCTGAAGTGCGAGTACCAATGCATAGGTACGGTTGCATAACAGAAGATAGGAATCAGGTGGAGATGGCCAGCAACCTGGACACTGTGGACGAACTAAGAACCATCGCTCAGATCAGAATTGCAGCCTACAAACAAACGGCTGCCAGGAGCTACAACCGAAATGTAAGGGTCAGAACTTTATAA